A stretch of Amycolatopsis tolypomycina DNA encodes these proteins:
- a CDS encoding helix-turn-helix domain-containing protein, with the protein MEKVADIASDIGEYIRQQRNTAKISLRQLSKLAGVSNPYLSQIERGVRKPSAEILQQIAKGLRISAEALYVQAGILDLPTGGPVGDAIRADAELTERQKQVLLDVYESFRRENAAARPAAAPGSDTPDTTPAAKTEESA; encoded by the coding sequence ATGGAGAAGGTCGCGGACATCGCTTCCGACATCGGCGAGTACATCCGCCAGCAGCGCAACACCGCGAAGATCTCGTTGCGCCAGCTGTCGAAGCTCGCCGGCGTGTCCAACCCGTACCTGAGCCAGATCGAGCGCGGGGTCCGCAAGCCCAGCGCGGAGATCCTGCAGCAGATCGCCAAGGGCCTGCGCATTTCGGCGGAAGCGCTGTACGTGCAGGCCGGGATCCTCGACCTGCCGACGGGCGGGCCGGTGGGCGACGCGATCCGCGCCGACGCCGAGCTGACCGAACGGCAGAAGCAGGTCCTGCTCGACGTTTACGAGTCCTTCCGCCGGGAGAACGCCGCGGCACGGCCGGCCGCCGCTCCCGGCTCGGACACCCCAGACACCACACCAGCCGCGAAAACCGAGGAGTCAGCATGA